A window of the Lolium perenne isolate Kyuss_39 chromosome 7, Kyuss_2.0, whole genome shotgun sequence genome harbors these coding sequences:
- the LOC127313549 gene encoding calcium-dependent mitochondrial ATP-magnesium/phosphate carrier protein 2 isoform X2, producing MTGAAAHAVEPRAATAASPPPVAAAPAAPAAAPVAGPCEPPRKAGPVTMEHVLLALHESEAEREARIQDMFGFFDTSGRGQLDYAQIEAGLAAMQVPAECKYARELLRACDRDRDGRVGYDDFRRYMDDKELELYRIFQAIDVEHNGCILPEELWDALVKAGIEIDDEELARFVEHVDKDNNGIITFEEWRDFLMLYPNEATIENIYHHWERVCLVDIGEQAAIPEGLSKHVSASKYLIAGGIAGAASRTATAPLDRLKVIMQVQTTRTTVAHAVKDIFIRGGLRGFFRGNGLNVVKVAPESAIRFYAYETLKEYIMKSKGENKSAVGASERLVAGGLAGAVAQTAIYPIDLVKTRLQTFSCESGKVPSLGALSRDIWKHEGPRAFYRGLVPSLLGIVPYAGIDLAVYETLKDASRTYIIKDSEPGPLVQLGCGTVSGALGATCVYPLQVIRTRLQAQQGNSEAAYKGMSDVFWRTLKHEGVSGFYKGILPNLLKVVPAASITYMVYEAMKKNLSLD from the exons atgaccGGCGCGGCGGCCCACGCGGTCGAGCCCCGCGCCGCAACCGCCGCCTCCCCTCCCCCCGTCGCCGCCGCGCCGGCAGCCCCCGCGGCGGCGCCGGTCGCGGGGCCCTGCGAGCCGCCGCGCAAGGCGGGGCCCGTGACCATGGAGCACGTGCTGCTGGCGCTCCACGAGTCGGAGGCGGAGCGGGAGGCGCGGATCCAGGACATGTTCGGCTTCTTCGACACCTCGGGCCGGGGCCAGCTCGACTACGCGCAGATCGAGGCCGGCCTCGCCGCGATGCAGGTCCCCGCCGAGTGCAAGTACGCGCGCGAGCTGCTCCGCGCCTGCGACCGCGACCGCGACGGACGCGTAGGCTACGACGACTTCAGGCGCTACATGGACGACAAGGAGCTCGAGCTCTACCGCATCTTCCAGGCCATCGACGTCGAGCACAACGGATGCATCCTACCCGAGGAGCTCTGGGACGCGCTCGTCAAGGCTG GTATAGAGATTGATGATGAGGAGCTTGCACGGTTTGTTGAGCATGTGGACAAGGACAACAATGGAATTATTACTTTTGAAGAATGGAGGGATTTTCTTATGCTTTATCCAAATGAAGCAACAATTGAGAACATATATCATCACTGGGAAAGAGTTTGCCTTGTAGATATAGGTGAACAGGCTGCTATACCAGAAGGATTAAGTAAGCATGTCAGCGCAAGCAAATATCTGATCGCAGGGGGCATTGCGGGTGCAGCATCTCGTACTGCAACTGCACCGCTTGATCGCCTTAAAGTGATCATGCAAGTACAGACAACGCGCACGACGGTCGCACATGCAGTTAAGGATATATTTATCCGAGGTGGCCTAAGGGGATTTTTTAGAGGGAATGGTTTGAATGTTGTAAAAGTTGCTCCAGAGAGTGCAATAAGGTTTTATGCCTATGAAACACTGAAAGAATATATTATGAAGAGCAAAGGAGAAAATAAGAGTGCAGTTGGCGCTTCTGAACGCCTTGTTGCTGGTGGTTTGGCTGGTGCAGTAGCGCAAACAGCAATTTACCCCATAGATTTAGTAAAGACACGGCTACAAACCTTTTCTTGCGAGAGTGGTAAAGTTCCTAGTCTTGGTGCCTTATCAAGGGATATATGGAAGCACGAAGGTCCTCGAGCGTTCTATAGAGGTCTTGTTCCATCTTTGCTTGGTATTGTCCCTTATGCTGGAATTGATCTTGCTGTATACGAGACTTTGAAAGATGCGTCCAGGACATATATCATAAAGGACAGTG AACCTGGTCCTCTAGTACAACTGGGCTGTGGCACTGTCTCTGGAGCACTGGGAGCCACATGTGTTTACCCTTTACAGGTCATCAGAACAAG ACTGCAAGCTCAACAAGGGAATTCAGAGGCAGCATATAAAGGAATGTCGGATGTATTCTGGAGAACCCTAAAGCATGAAGGTGTTTCTGGGTTCTACAAAGGAATCCTACCAAACCTCCTTAAGGTGGTGCCTGCTGCAAGTATTACCTATATGGTTTATGAGGCGATGAAAAAAAATCTGTCTCTTGATTAA
- the LOC127313549 gene encoding calcium-dependent mitochondrial ATP-magnesium/phosphate carrier protein 2 isoform X1 produces MHPTRGALGRARQGCLLFAGIEIDDEELARFVEHVDKDNNGIITFEEWRDFLMLYPNEATIENIYHHWERVCLVDIGEQAAIPEGLSKHVSASKYLIAGGIAGAASRTATAPLDRLKVIMQVQTTRTTVAHAVKDIFIRGGLRGFFRGNGLNVVKVAPESAIRFYAYETLKEYIMKSKGENKSAVGASERLVAGGLAGAVAQTAIYPIDLVKTRLQTFSCESGKVPSLGALSRDIWKHEGPRAFYRGLVPSLLGIVPYAGIDLAVYETLKDASRTYIIKDSEPGPLVQLGCGTVSGALGATCVYPLQVIRTRLQAQQGNSEAAYKGMSDVFWRTLKHEGVSGFYKGILPNLLKVVPAASITYMVYEAMKKNLSLD; encoded by the exons ATGCATCCTACCCGAGGAGCTCTGGGACGCGCTCGTCAAGGCTG TTTGTTGTTTGCAGGTATAGAGATTGATGATGAGGAGCTTGCACGGTTTGTTGAGCATGTGGACAAGGACAACAATGGAATTATTACTTTTGAAGAATGGAGGGATTTTCTTATGCTTTATCCAAATGAAGCAACAATTGAGAACATATATCATCACTGGGAAAGAGTTTGCCTTGTAGATATAGGTGAACAGGCTGCTATACCAGAAGGATTAAGTAAGCATGTCAGCGCAAGCAAATATCTGATCGCAGGGGGCATTGCGGGTGCAGCATCTCGTACTGCAACTGCACCGCTTGATCGCCTTAAAGTGATCATGCAAGTACAGACAACGCGCACGACGGTCGCACATGCAGTTAAGGATATATTTATCCGAGGTGGCCTAAGGGGATTTTTTAGAGGGAATGGTTTGAATGTTGTAAAAGTTGCTCCAGAGAGTGCAATAAGGTTTTATGCCTATGAAACACTGAAAGAATATATTATGAAGAGCAAAGGAGAAAATAAGAGTGCAGTTGGCGCTTCTGAACGCCTTGTTGCTGGTGGTTTGGCTGGTGCAGTAGCGCAAACAGCAATTTACCCCATAGATTTAGTAAAGACACGGCTACAAACCTTTTCTTGCGAGAGTGGTAAAGTTCCTAGTCTTGGTGCCTTATCAAGGGATATATGGAAGCACGAAGGTCCTCGAGCGTTCTATAGAGGTCTTGTTCCATCTTTGCTTGGTATTGTCCCTTATGCTGGAATTGATCTTGCTGTATACGAGACTTTGAAAGATGCGTCCAGGACATATATCATAAAGGACAGTG AACCTGGTCCTCTAGTACAACTGGGCTGTGGCACTGTCTCTGGAGCACTGGGAGCCACATGTGTTTACCCTTTACAGGTCATCAGAACAAG ACTGCAAGCTCAACAAGGGAATTCAGAGGCAGCATATAAAGGAATGTCGGATGTATTCTGGAGAACCCTAAAGCATGAAGGTGTTTCTGGGTTCTACAAAGGAATCCTACCAAACCTCCTTAAGGTGGTGCCTGCTGCAAGTATTACCTATATGGTTTATGAGGCGATGAAAAAAAATCTGTCTCTTGATTAA